The DNA window GGACTGTACACAGAAAGTCATTTTGagtttattattagattatattaTAGCTCTGTCGTCGCCATAACAGAGCTCAAAGGGTCAATGCCATCTCCTAGGAAAAATAATCCAGCGGTAATTTCAAAATACGTATTACATAATTTATGGTTGAATTTGTGTAACTCAAGcgcaaaaaatttttttttcatctctcacaGCAGATTTTGATGACCATGTCCTTGCCTGTATGTGACAACAGAGATAACACAGTAACGATACGAGTATAATTAGTTATAGGTCATAATTTTAGAATACCATGATAATTGACAGGCTGGAACATCACCtacaaaacacagtgacactttcacaataaacacaaaaacatgcctTTCTTGCTGTACAATATAATAGGCTGTATGGAGCAGATTTTACTGAATATAGAATATACAAGGCATTATTTCTaaaccactgcaaaaaatgGGCTTTTAACACATGAAATGGGGGGTTGATCTGCACCATTTTCAGATGTAGGTCTGTGTTgtaattttgctctttttcGCTTATATAGTCATTTCACCCGTAAATCGCTGTAAAATGTCTATTTCTTATAATGCACACAGAGCACCTGGATACCGTCAGTCTACCTTGTTGCTTTCCATTTGGCAGGACCATACAAAGTGTTTCACCTGAACTTTGACTGCTGGTTGGATAAACATTTATACATGATGGTTACTGTGATCTTACAgtttaatgtttgtaatgtaGCAGCTCCACTTCTTACCTGGCTTAAGGTCTACATTATACCTCAACCGTCAGATAACAGAGCTTCACAGAAAACTGGAATAGCACACTTATTCTGTGTTCTGTATGATGTTGGTTTATATGGCATATTGTAATATAACACAAACTTCCCTTCACATTCTTAATTCTGATGTAAAATTAGtaggatgatgatggtgatgacttGATGTCATTTTGCTGTCACCATTATTTCAATTGTTAAAATATAATTCagactttattgtttttccacTCATTATGTTCGTCTCATAATCACCGTATAACTTCATAACACACTGTGCCTGTAATCTCCTCTCTGGTATCAGGCACATACCAACTCATCTGTTGTAACACCTGATAATAACATATCATAACTAACAACCGGTAAATGACAGAAATCAATCAGTAGCTTTTATGTTGTGTCCAATCATTCTGATGAGCTCAAGTGGGTAACATTGATgatgaatttgttcattttattagtGAAATAGTTTGGACCTTTAGCTTGTTTGGATCTGTCCTGATCCTTCATTATCTAATTTTATTGGCATTTGGAAAGTATTTTGCAGTCCTCCAATATTATGaattttttgttgctctttcatATAATGTTAAAGCAAAGAAATTTGTGGAAcagtgctctgctgctgaaagtaAAGAGAGCAGTCAACCAGAACTGTGAGTGAATTGTGGGAAGGTTTCAGTCAAGGACAAACTGTAGAAGTGAGTGTAGTTAGTTAATACCTCCAGTGAAATCAAAAAGGTCCGCCTTTAAAAGTAAGCTCTGTAATTAAATAGGGCTGTGCCAATAGATGAGGACTCACTTGGTTAAAATCTTATGTCTCTGCTCTTCTTCCAAAgggtcacaaaacaaaatacaaagctAAACAGTAGCAATACAGGGACATTATAGTGTGTAGtgtatgttttacttttgtagTATCATCTACTGTTTGTCTGAACGTTTTGTGGTTCCTCAAACTTTTTTCATAAGTTTTCAGTAACACCTAATTTCAAAACCagatatatttcaaattttctaGGGAAATCTGATTAAGAGTGCAAAACAAGATGCTGACAACATCCACATAGGAAACTGCTCTACTACAAATATATCATTTCATAAAAAGCTATATTCTGACCTCAGATATTTTGTGCTTGCAGGGTTGGACCTACAGATGCTGCATAGTTTATACACATCTAGCTTCAGCGCAGAGTAGGCTGCTCTTTTATCAAACTGCTCCTCAACCTTCGATTACTGACAGACGCTAGTGTGACTTTCTTGTAAGGTGGTGCAGGCTGAAGAGAGGGGGCAGTAAAAGATGGAGTAATGTCCAGATGCTGAACACAGGTGTGAACACAATGCAACAAAGAGTATGATGTATTTGAAGTATAACATAAtagtgaaatgtgtcaacatATGCATGATGCAGCTCATCTATCaatgaagacacaaacaaacattttttatcgACAGTGCCCAAAGAGTTCAAGTGCACGTGGATACAAGAGATTTATTAGACTTCAGGGTGGAAaggagttatttttttctgtgcgtgCTGCTTGTGGCTCCGCCTCAGCTTGGGCAGTGAAATATTACTACCCACAGAGCAGTTTATATTAACCTGTCAGCATTTGATCAGGGAAACTTCTGCTGCAGATTCGTCCTCGACCAACTGGAGAGCTTTGAGAAAGGTACGTTACCTTTGCTAGTTCATGCAAGATTAATCCAGCAAGGTTGGTAAAAGGAAATATGTGGACAAAATCATCAGATTTTGGCTGCAGAGACCTAGACCAACATCTTACATTGGATTTTAATTGTAATGCAATTGATTTAAAGTCGTTAAATAAGCTATACTTCTTTATTTCAGAGAACTGGCTGTTTCTCTGGGTCGATAACgatctttaaaaagaatttgCAGTAAAGGTACTGTCAGTATAATGATTTTGCTAGGCTTGGCTTTGTAGATAAATGAGACCCCTTTGGTTATTACGTCTCTCAGAGAGGGAGGGCTGGATGACATCTATATGGGTTAactagaaaatggaaaaaagtttcATATTGATTAATGTTATTGCCATTTCAGGTCTCAAGACAACGATGGAAATGACCACTACCCCTTTCTATCACAACGATACAAGAAATGTATCAGGAATAAATTTCACTGATGAGTATGCTGAGCTGAGACAGTCTCTCCACATCATGTCTCTCATTGTTTACTGCCTGGCCTTCGTTCTCGGTGTGTTCGGCAATGGAGTGGTTATCTGGGTGACCGGGttcaagatgaagaaaacagttAACACAGTTTGGTTCCTCAAACTTGCTGTGGCCGACTTCCTCTTCACAGCATTCCTGCCCCTGGGTGTGACCTACCTGGCTTTGGATTTCCACTGGCCTTTCGGCAACTTCATGTGCAAACTGTACGGCACCGTAAGCTCCCTGAACATGTTTGCCAGTGTCAACATCCTGGTGGTGATCAGTGTggacagatgtgtgtctgtggtgtggcCCGTCTGGGCCCGGAACCACCGAAGTGTACGCAAGGCATCCTGTGTGAGTCTGGGTGTTTGGGTACTGGCTCTGATTCTCAGCGATATAAACTACGTCTTCAGGGACACTACACCATCACATAAAGACCACATCTTCTGCTTCACCAACTATGGACTTTCAGATGATTTTGTAACACCTTCTGTGAATCAGCTGCGACAGTTTCGTCACCAGGTCATGACCATCACCCGCTTCTTCCTGGCATTTGTTATCCCCTTCACTGTCATTGTGTCCTCCTATGCTGTGATAATCTATTGTCTCATAAGGAACCGCACCCTGGCCAGCCAGTCAAGTCGCCCCTTTAAGATCATTGCTGCCGTTATCACCACATTTTTCCTGTGCTGGGCTCCCTTTCACATCATGGCTCTAATTGAGTTGGTTCATTTCACTGGTCCTAATCAAAGTGGAACATTAGGCATTGTCATTGTTATCGGTGTCCCTATTACCACCAGCCTGGCCTTTCTCAACAGTTGCCTGAACCCGCTGCTGTATGTGTTCATGGGCCAAGATTTCAAGGATAAAGTCCGCAAATCCATCCTGAATGTATTGGAAACAGCCTTCCAGGAAGAGGAGACACGCTCTCAAACTGACACAAAGTCAGTGGACACCAGTCAGATCAATGACAAATCAACTCTTAATACTGAAGTATAGACTGTCCATGACATGAAGAACCAAAAACTGGGACTGTACacagaaaatcattttgagtttattattagattatattaTAGCTCTGTCGTAAACCATAACAGAGCTCAAAGGGTCAATGCCATCTCCTAGGAAAAATAATCCAGCGGTAATTTCAAAATACGTATTACATAATTTATGGTTGAATTTGTGTAACTCAAGcgcaaaaattttttttttcatctctcacaGCAGATTTTGATGACCATGTCCTTGCCTGTATGTGACAACAGAGATAACACAATAATTGAGTATAATTAGTTATAGGTCATAATTTTAGAATACCATGATAATTGACAGGCTGGAACATCACCtacaaaacacagtgacactttctgtaaacacaaaaacatgcctTTCTTGCTGTACAATATAATAGGCTGTATGGAGCAGATTTTACTGAATATAGAATATACAAGGCATTATTTCTAAACCACTGCAAAAATGGGCTTTTAACACATGAAATGGGGGTTGATCTGCACCATTTTCAGATGTAGGTCTGTGTTgtaattttgctctttttcGCTTATATAGTCATTTCACCACGTAAATCGCTGTAAAATGTCTATTTCTTATAATGCACAGAGCACCTGGATACCGTCAGTCTACCTTGTTGCTTTCCATTTGGCAGGACCATACAAAGTGTTTCACCTGAACTTTGACTGCTGGTTGGATAAACATTTATACATGATGGTTACTGTGATCTTACAgtttaatgtttgtaatgtaGCAGCTCCACTTCTTACCTGGCTTAAGGTCTACATTATACCTCAACCGTCAGATAACAGAGCTTCACAGAAAACTGGAATGGCACACTTATTCTGTGTTCTGTATGATGTTGGTTTATATGGCATATTGTAATATA is part of the Xiphias gladius isolate SHS-SW01 ecotype Sanya breed wild unplaced genomic scaffold, ASM1685928v1 HiC_scaffold_1252, whole genome shotgun sequence genome and encodes:
- the LOC120787187 gene encoding chemokine-like receptor 1; translation: MEMTTTPFYHNDTRNVSGINFTDEYAELRQSLHIMSLIVYCLAFVLGVFGNGVVIWVTGFKMKKTVNTVWFLKLAVADFLFTAFLPLGVTYLALDFHWPFGNFMCKLYGTVSSLNMFASVNILVVISVDRCVSVVWPVWARNHRSVRKASCVSLGVWVLALILSDINYVFRDTTPSHKDHIFCFTNYGLSDDFVTPSVNQLRQFRHQVMTITRFFLAFVIPFTVIVSSYAVIIYCLIRNRTLASQSSRPFKIIAAVITTFFLCWAPFHIMALIELVHFTGPNQSGTLGIVIVIGVPITTSLAFLNSCLNPLLYVFMGQDFKDKVRKSILNVLETAFQEEETRSQTDTKSVDTSQINDKSTLNTEV